The Ancylobacter sp. WKF20 genome contains a region encoding:
- a CDS encoding lysylphosphatidylglycerol synthase transmembrane domain-containing protein, translating into MLLRLQAAVSVIILVLLLMTVDLPGTLARLGSLEPVHGLAALGLYFLVHLSNAAKLRVLLPQRSLWQLLGFTLLAQAYALMLPGQLAGDAVKAFRLGRAPGTGFSRAASSVTFDKVTGLASVLVMLLAGLTALPLGRGVGLMLAALIGISALAALAAMMGSRRLLRPLVAYVLKDPTTGWRARLGRHLIDFLRNWQDLVKRPGLVFLSLAWGLIAQFLSVAGTLMLARGLGIELGFLAWCVILGALTIILLAPVALAGLGLREASLIGLLDMFGVGSEAALALGLALLGVQIIFGGIGLSCDLLVLARDRRAPR; encoded by the coding sequence ATGCTCCTGCGCTTACAAGCCGCCGTCAGCGTCATCATCCTCGTCCTCCTGCTGATGACCGTGGATCTGCCGGGCACGCTGGCACGGTTGGGGAGCCTTGAGCCGGTTCATGGCCTCGCCGCGCTCGGCCTGTATTTTCTCGTGCACCTGAGCAACGCCGCCAAGCTGCGCGTCCTCCTGCCGCAAAGGAGCCTGTGGCAACTTCTCGGCTTCACGCTGCTGGCGCAGGCCTATGCGCTGATGTTGCCGGGCCAGCTCGCTGGCGACGCGGTGAAGGCCTTCCGCCTCGGGCGCGCGCCCGGCACGGGCTTCAGCCGCGCCGCCTCCTCGGTCACCTTCGACAAGGTGACCGGCCTGGCCAGCGTGCTGGTGATGCTGCTCGCCGGGCTCACCGCCCTGCCGCTCGGCCGCGGCGTCGGGCTCATGCTGGCGGCCTTGATCGGCATCAGTGCCCTCGCCGCCCTCGCCGCGATGATGGGCTCGCGGCGGCTGCTCCGCCCGCTCGTCGCCTATGTGCTGAAAGACCCGACAACAGGCTGGCGCGCTCGACTTGGCCGTCACCTGATCGACTTCCTGAGAAACTGGCAGGACCTTGTGAAACGTCCCGGCTTGGTGTTTCTGTCGCTGGCATGGGGGCTGATCGCACAATTTCTGTCCGTCGCGGGCACGTTGATGCTCGCGCGTGGACTGGGTATCGAGCTGGGCTTCCTCGCCTGGTGCGTCATTCTCGGCGCCCTGACCATCATTCTTCTGGCGCCTGTCGCCCTGGCCGGGCTGGGGTTACGCGAAGCGTCGCTGATCGGGCTGCTCGACATGTTCGGCGTCGGCTCCGAAGCCGCTTTGGCTCTGGGCCTGGCGCTGCTCGGCGTCCAGATCATCTTCGGGGGTATCGGACTGTCATGCGATCTTCTGGTTCTGGCGCGCGACCGCCGCGCGCCGCGATGA
- the asnB gene encoding asparagine synthase (glutamine-hydrolyzing), with product MCGIAGFVGPGTGADLRAMTDALQHRGPDDSGTYEDRSLPGAPVQLGFRRLAIVDLEGGRQPMQTADGALVVVFNGEIYNHVELRAALEQSGHRFETDHSDTEVLLHGYRQWGEGLVERLSGMFAFCVYDRRAGRLLLARDHFGKKPLFYARTREGFVFASEATALLRHPSVSDAVDAEAVLKYFAYGFVPAPRSIYRDIAKLPGGCLMSVDLATGQMQTRRYWEYRMAVDDPPPGSIEDWAEELRHLLGQAVERRLAADVPLGFFLSGGIDSTAVVALAAARRDPASMKTYTIGFNEPSYDESAIAAAMARHYGTDHHATTLDLDLAARMMPQLLRGLDDPIADASILPTHLLCGFARRDVTVALSGDGGDELFAGYDTFAALRTARAYHRLVPGWAHRGISAAAEYLPRSDANMSLDFKIRRALRGLGHAPAHWMPSWLGPASLEDMARLFGTTLDPHALYEEAEALWASGASPHDVDRSLEYYGRFYLGENLLIKADRASMLASLEVRSPFLDRDLVAFASRLPASVKMRGGVRKWILKKAMAPLVPAQILDRPKKGFGIPVSRWLRHMELPSRDASARLGLDHATLEGYWSDHRKGRADHRGLLWAAVVLATMLDRP from the coding sequence ATGTGTGGGATCGCCGGTTTTGTGGGGCCGGGCACGGGCGCGGACCTGCGCGCCATGACCGATGCGCTGCAGCACCGGGGACCGGACGACAGCGGCACCTATGAGGATCGCAGCCTGCCCGGCGCGCCAGTACAACTGGGCTTCCGGCGGCTCGCCATTGTCGATCTGGAGGGCGGGCGCCAGCCCATGCAGACCGCCGATGGCGCGCTGGTCGTCGTCTTCAATGGCGAGATCTACAATCATGTCGAGCTGCGCGCCGCGCTGGAGCAGAGCGGCCACCGCTTCGAGACCGATCATTCCGACACCGAGGTGCTGCTCCATGGCTATCGCCAGTGGGGGGAGGGGCTGGTCGAGCGCCTGAGCGGCATGTTCGCCTTCTGCGTCTATGACCGCCGGGCCGGGCGCCTGCTGCTGGCGCGCGATCATTTCGGCAAGAAGCCGCTGTTCTACGCCCGCACGCGGGAGGGGTTCGTCTTCGCCTCGGAGGCGACGGCGCTGCTGCGGCACCCGTCGGTGTCGGACGCGGTCGATGCCGAGGCGGTGCTGAAATATTTCGCCTATGGCTTCGTGCCGGCGCCCCGCTCGATCTACCGCGACATCGCCAAGCTGCCCGGCGGCTGCCTGATGAGCGTCGATCTCGCCACCGGGCAGATGCAGACCCGCCGCTATTGGGAATACCGCATGGCGGTGGACGATCCCCCGCCCGGCAGCATTGAGGATTGGGCCGAGGAACTGCGCCATCTGCTCGGCCAGGCCGTCGAGCGCCGCCTCGCCGCCGATGTGCCGCTCGGCTTCTTCCTCTCGGGCGGCATCGACAGCACGGCGGTGGTCGCGCTGGCGGCGGCGCGCCGCGATCCGGCGAGCATGAAGACCTACACGATCGGCTTCAACGAGCCGAGCTATGATGAATCGGCGATCGCCGCCGCCATGGCCCGCCATTACGGCACCGACCATCACGCCACCACGCTCGACCTCGATCTGGCGGCCCGGATGATGCCGCAGCTGCTGCGCGGGCTCGACGACCCGATCGCCGATGCCTCGATCCTGCCGACGCATCTGCTGTGCGGCTTCGCCCGGCGGGACGTGACGGTCGCGCTCAGCGGCGACGGGGGCGACGAGCTGTTCGCCGGCTACGACACCTTCGCCGCCCTGCGCACCGCGCGGGCCTATCACCGCCTGGTGCCCGGCTGGGCGCATCGCGGCATCAGCGCCGCCGCCGAGTATCTGCCGCGCTCGGACGCCAATATGAGCCTCGATTTCAAGATCCGCCGGGCGCTGCGCGGGCTCGGCCACGCGCCGGCGCACTGGATGCCGTCCTGGCTCGGGCCCGCCAGCCTTGAGGACATGGCGCGCCTGTTCGGCACCACGCTCGATCCGCACGCGCTCTATGAGGAGGCGGAGGCGCTGTGGGCGAGCGGCGCCAGCCCGCACGATGTCGACCGCTCGCTGGAATATTACGGCCGCTTCTATTTGGGCGAGAACCTGCTCATCAAGGCCGACCGCGCCAGCATGCTGGCCTCGCTCGAGGTGCGCTCGCCCTTCCTCGATCGCGATCTCGTCGCCTTCGCCAGCCGCCTGCCGGCCTCGGTGAAGATGCGGGGCGGGGTGCGCAAATGGATCCTCAAAAAGGCCATGGCGCCGCTCGTGCCCGCGCAGATTCTCGACCGGCCGAAAAAGGGCTTCGGCATTCCGGTCTCGCGCTGGCTGCGCCACATGGAGCTACCCTCGCGCGACGCCAGCGCCCGCCTCGGGCTCGATCACGCGACGCTGGAGGGCTACTGGAGCGACCACCGCAAGGGCCGGGCCGACCATCGAGGTTTGCTCTGGGCCGCCGTCGTGCTCGCCACCATGCTGGACCGGCCCTGA